The DNA segment TATTGGAATTTAAACAATGAAAAAGAAAAAAATCACACAAGTTTTTGAAAGAGCCACTAATTTATTCAATTTCAAATATAAATAGTGTTAATATATACATTATAAAATATTATTAACAAGTGTTTATTTTTAAAAAGATAAGTTAATAAAATACCCCCCACATATTATAATATCATGAGAATTATTTTAGCAGGAACCGGCAGTGCAGTTGGAAAAACGACAATTGCTACCGGAATAATGAAAGCTTTAAGTGAAAAATATAATGTTCAGCCATTTAAAGTTGGACCAGACTATATTGATCCGTCCTATCACACATTAGCTACAGGCAATGTTTCAAGAAACTTAGATTCTTTTTTTATGAAAGAAGGTCAAGTCAGAGATTCTTACCTAAAAGGAATGAACGGAAAAGACATTGCAATTATTGAAGGTGTGAGAGGATTATATGAAGGAATTGATTCTGTAAACGATATTGGAAGTACGGCTTCAATAGCCAAATCTTTAAAATCTCCAGTAATATTGATTATAAATTCAAGAAGTTTAGTTAAAAGTGCCGCAGCCATTGTTTTAGGTTTTAAAGCATTAGATCCTGAAATTAACATTGCAGGAGTTATTTTAAACAAAGTAAAAAATAAAGCTCATTATGAAAAAACTAAAAGGTCAATTGAAGAAATTACAAACACTGAAGTCATAGGTGGCATTGTGCGTGACAACACTATTTCAATTGAACAGAGACATTTAGGCCTCGTTCCTGCTCGCGAAAGAGAAAATTCACTTAAATTTATTGATTTATGGTCAAATGTAATTAAACAGTCAATTGATTTAGACAGATTAGTTGAAATTGCAAAAACTGCGCCAAAAATTAAGTCAGACATTATACCAATCTGGAATAAACTAAACAAACAACCAGTTAAAATTGGAGTTGCTTATGATGAGGTTTTCAATTTCTATTATAAAGAAAATATTGAATCACTAGAAGCCAATAATGCTAAAATAGAATATTTTTCACCTTTAAAGGATGAAAGTCTTCCAGATGTAGACGGATTATATATTGGTGGAGGATACCCTGAACTGTT comes from the Methanobrevibacter sp. genome and includes:
- the cfbB gene encoding Ni-sirohydrochlorin a,c-diamide synthase is translated as MRIILAGTGSAVGKTTIATGIMKALSEKYNVQPFKVGPDYIDPSYHTLATGNVSRNLDSFFMKEGQVRDSYLKGMNGKDIAIIEGVRGLYEGIDSVNDIGSTASIAKSLKSPVILIINSRSLVKSAAAIVLGFKALDPEINIAGVILNKVKNKAHYEKTKRSIEEITNTEVIGGIVRDNTISIEQRHLGLVPARERENSLKFIDLWSNVIKQSIDLDRLVEIAKTAPKIKSDIIPIWNKLNKQPVKIGVAYDEVFNFYYKENIESLEANNAKIEYFSPLKDESLPDVDGLYIGGGYPELFSKELNANTNMLSQIKDFHLEDRPIFAECGGLMYLMKSIHEDAMVNIYPYKSILTDRVQALKYTIAEVKQDNIISKKGEKFNSHEFHYSKVLADKNNIKNDFAFNILRGKGSYNNQDGFMQRNTLASYVHTHVAAMPNFGGNFCISSSELGG